Proteins co-encoded in one Ziziphus jujuba cultivar Dongzao chromosome 9, ASM3175591v1 genomic window:
- the LOC107427101 gene encoding pathogenesis-related protein 1, with the protein MGISKLSIALIYVLGLATVHTIHAQDSPQDYLNAHNSARSAVGVGPLVWDDRVAAFAQDYANQRKGDCKLVHSGGPYGENLAWSSADLSGTDAVKMWVDEKADYDYNSNSCAAGKQCGHYTQVVWRNSARVGCAKVKCDNGGGTFIGCNYDPPGNYVGQRPY; encoded by the coding sequence atggGTATTTCTAAGCTTTCCATAGCACTCATTTACGTGCTGGGCTTGGCCACAGTCCACACCATCCATGCCCAAGACTCCCCACAAGACTATCTGAATGCCCACAACTCTGCTAGATCCGCGGTGGGTGTTGGACCCCTGGTTTGGGACGACAGGGTTGCAGCCTTTGCACAAGACTATGCCAATCAACGCAAAGGCGACTGCAAGCTGGTTCACTCTGGAGGACCTTACGGCGAGAACCTTGCATGGAGCAGTGCAGACCTTTCAGGCACTGACGCCGTCAAGATGTGGGTCGATGAAAAGGCCGATTATGACTACAACTCCAACTCCTGTGCTGCCGGAAAACAGTGCGGGCATTACACTCAGGTGGTTTGGCGAAACTCGGCTCGTGTAGGCTGTGCAAAGGTTAAGTGCGACAATGGAGGAGGCACCTTCATTGGCTGCAACTATGATCCTCCAGGCAACTATGTTGGGCAACGTCCTTATTAA